The window TGGTAGACCTCAGGGGGATGCATACGGCTATGAACGACGATCCCATCAGGACCCTTGTCTACTTCGCGAGTCAAAGGGACATTGAGACGGTCATTGTAAACGGCAAAACTCTGGTAGAGGACCGGAGAATCTCCGGTCTCGACGAGGAAAAGCTCTCGGCTGAGGCGAACAAGGTGAACCAAGCCTGGAAGGAACGGAGCGGCACAGTCTACGCTGAGTCCTACCAAGAGTGGGCGGGATATTAAGTTGGCAAAGGTTTCCGTGGACACTCTCGTCCTCGGAGGCACTCTCCTCCCTATGAACCGAGCTGGCACAATTCTTAAGGACGGAGGCCTCGCCATCACCGGCGATAGGATTACAGACGTTGATTATTGTCACAGACTTAGGAAAAAGTACACCGCGGAAAGAACTATCGATGCCCGGAGAACCGCGATCATCCCTGGGCTTGTAGATACCTATGGTCATGCAGGCCACGGTCTCATCCGGGGGCTATATCACCCTATCCATGGCTGGCCAGCGGGCCATCTATATTGGCACGCCACTACCGACCGGTGGTGGTACGCCGAGGCCCAACTCGCCGCCACCGAGCGTCTCAGCTTTGGAGTCACTACCGGGGCATCTATCATCGGGTCCACTCCTGCTCGCACCGATAGTCCTATATTCGCAATTAGAAACGCAGAAGCCTACTCCAAAGTCGGCATAAGGGCTGTGCTAGGAGTAGGCCCCCCGGATCAATTCATTCCCCACATCCCTACACCGTGGAGCGGCACCCACTTTGAGGGCGGCCAGTGGTTCGAGAGGACCTTCACCCACGAGGATGCGGTCGCCAACTCCGTGGAGGTCATCAAGAAGTGGCACAAGGGTGCAAACGGACGAATCAAGATAGCCCTCGCTCCGGCTTACCTCTTCGGACGCCACACGAATCGAGGCAGATTCGCTTATGAATACAAGCCGGAAGACATCCCCGTTATGGTGGAGAGAGGTGAGGAGATGAGGGAACTTGCAGACCTTTACGGGGTCCAGATTCATACTCACATCTTCGCGGGATCAGTTGAATTCGCCTTGGAAAACTTTGGAGAGGAGACAGTAGATGGGCTCCTAGGACCCGACGTGGTGGTGGCCCATGGGAACGGTCTTAGCTCCCGGGAGGTGGAGGCCCTAGGCAGGAACCAGTGCGGCGTCGCAACCGCTCCCTCCACCGCCGAGAACGTCTGGTACGGCTACCCCCCGATCATGGGGTTACTGGAGGCGGGAGCAAATGTCTCAATATCCACCGACGGTTCTGCTCCCCGCTTCAGTTTTGACATCTTCAAAGACATCCACCGAGCAATGTGGCACCAATGGATGATCCACGGCACTCAGACTGTACTCCCTGTGGGAAAAGCCCTCAGGATGGTCACCATTGATGCTGCAAGAGTCCTCGGCATGAGTGATGAGGTCGGCTCCCTAGAGCCCGGGAAAAAGGCTGACGTTACTCTGGTGAACCTTGATAAGCCCCACCTCTCCCCGGAGACTTTTGTCCCAAATCTTCTCGCTTACTATGCCAACGGCAACGACGTGGACACTGTTATGGTAGATGGAGTGATTCTGATGGAGAAAAGGGAAATCTTGAGTATTGACAGGGAAAAAGTAATGAAGCTTGCTCGGGAGGAGGCCGAAAATGCTTTTGATCGAGTAGACCTAGAGAAATACAAGGAGGCGGACCACAATTTCTGGCATGGGATCCACTACGAGGAGTAATGATCATACCTTCCGATATCCCCGTGACGGTCTACAATGCTGCGCTTGACACCCATGTGGGATTATGGATGACGCAAATACACACCTCAAAGCTTCTAAGAATAAGCCCATGATACTAACATTCATCGCAGATGACATCTAGGGGCGACGTCTATACCAGAAGGTGAACGGTGTAGATAACACCCCGTCTCCCCTAAATACACCATTCCTGAGGATGAAAGACCTACTCTTTATGGACCAGGGAGACTACTTGGGTGAAATACCTGAATTACTGAACAAGCCATACTTCCCCTGAGGCATGATCTGCTTTGTAATGAATTTGCGCAAAAACTACCCAAGTGATTGATGTTTGAATTGCCAGTTTTGCGGAGACGAGATCAAGGACAACCATAAATTCTGCTCTGACTGCGGCACGACTATCTCCCCTGAGGCTCTAGACTTCATTATAACCACGACGCCCACAATCTAGGGATACAAGATCAAAAAGGTTATGGGGGTTGTGACTTGGTCTCACTCCACGGACCTGGGGCGTTATTGGGAAAGTCATAGCCGGAATCGAATCTATATTAGATGGGGAGGTAACGGCCTTCACTACAGAGCTCGAGAAGGCGAGGATGGAGGCTATAGAGAGGGTGAAGAACAAGGCCTTAGCTCTGGGGGACAACGCTATAGTGGGGATTGACCTTGAGACATATAGTGTGTAAAACTAAAGAGTGATATGTTGAACGATATGAGCAAGATCATTCCGTAGAGGACATTCAGTTTCCAGTATGAGTTAAGAAAAGATAAAGTCTTAAGACCTTATTTAGATTGCACTTCGCTTATCAGATCCGCTAAAAGTTCGTCTTTACCTAATAGGTGGACATGTCTTTTCAGCGTTAATGGGAGTAACGTGTTGGTTCTGGTTCAACCACTACGGCAGTTCCCGTGGCTGAGATGACCATGATACTCATCTTCGCTGAACCCATTTCAGAGGTCTCTAAGTCTATCCCAACGATAGCGTTAGCACCTAGTTTCTCTGCATTTTCAATGACACGTTTTATAGCTTCGAGTCTAGCTTTTTCTATCTCTACCGTGAAAGCAGAAACCTCACCGCCTCGAAGAGCTTCGATCGATCCCCAGATCTGTCCTCCGACTCCCCTTGTTCTCGGAGATAACCCGGTTACTAATCCAAGTACCTTTGTTATTTTATATCCCTGTATTGACGGGGTGGTAACTATCTTATCACTACTAATCATTTTTTTTATTCACCATAATAAATCATGTCCTGACAGTAATAAAGGCATTTAAGCGTGATATCTCT of the Candidatus Bathyarchaeota archaeon genome contains:
- a CDS encoding amidohydrolase family protein; its protein translation is MAKVSVDTLVLGGTLLPMNRAGTILKDGGLAITGDRITDVDYCHRLRKKYTAERTIDARRTAIIPGLVDTYGHAGHGLIRGLYHPIHGWPAGHLYWHATTDRWWYAEAQLAATERLSFGVTTGASIIGSTPARTDSPIFAIRNAEAYSKVGIRAVLGVGPPDQFIPHIPTPWSGTHFEGGQWFERTFTHEDAVANSVEVIKKWHKGANGRIKIALAPAYLFGRHTNRGRFAYEYKPEDIPVMVERGEEMRELADLYGVQIHTHIFAGSVEFALENFGEETVDGLLGPDVVVAHGNGLSSREVEALGRNQCGVATAPSTAENVWYGYPPIMGLLEAGANVSISTDGSAPRFSFDIFKDIHRAMWHQWMIHGTQTVLPVGKALRMVTIDAARVLGMSDEVGSLEPGKKADVTLVNLDKPHLSPETFVPNLLAYYANGNDVDTVMVDGVILMEKREILSIDREKVMKLAREEAENAFDRVDLEKYKEADHNFWHGIHYEE
- a CDS encoding zinc-ribbon domain-containing protein, whose product is MNCQFCGDEIKDNHKFCSDCGTTISPEALDFIITTTPTI
- a CDS encoding YbjQ family protein; its protein translation is MISSDKIVTTPSIQGYKITKVLGLVTGLSPRTRGVGGQIWGSIEALRGGEVSAFTVEIEKARLEAIKRVIENAEKLGANAIVGIDLETSEMGSAKMSIMVISATGTAVVVEPEPTRYSH